CTTCATCGACTCTAAGTGCACAATATAAAGCAGCGCGATGTAAGAAATAGTGGCAGGCAAAAATGCATGCTTAATAATTTCGACATAGGGCATGCCAATATATTCCACCATTAAAAAGGCCGCCGCTCCCATGACGGGGGGCATAATCTGACCATTAACGGAGGCGGCGACTTCTACGGCGCCGGCTTTTTCTGCAGAAAAACCGGTGCGCTTCATCATCGGAATAGTAAAAGTGCCGGTGGTCACCACGTTTGCAATTGATGAGCCAGAGATCATGCCGGTTAAGCCAGAAGCCACTACGGCGGCTTTAGCCGGCCCGCCGCGCATATGACCCAATAAACTAAAGGCGAGTTGAATAAAGTAATTGCCAGCACCGGCACGCTCTAAAAGCGCTCCAAAGAGCACAAATAAGAATACAAAACTGGTAGAGACGCCCAAAGCGATGCCAAATACGCCCTCAGTGGTGATCCATTGATGATTTGCTAGAGCACTAAAGGTCACTCCGCGGTGCGCCAATAAACTGGGCATATAGGGACCGGCTAAGCTGTAAGCTAAAAATACCAAAGCGATAATCGCTAACGGGGGGCCTAGGGCACGGCGGGTGGCTTCTAATAATAAGACGATGCCCACACAAGAGGTGACTAAGTCCGCCGTAGTCAAGGTACCGGGTCGCTGAGAAAGCTCTTGATAAAAAATAAACAAATAAGCCGCACTGGCGGCGGCAACTAAGCCGAGCGCAATATCTTGTAATGGCACTCTATTGCGCGGTGAAGACTTAAGCGCGGGGAAGACTAAAAATGTTAGTAACAGCGCAAACGCTAAGTGAATAGAGCGCTGCTCGGTGCTATTAAAAATACCCACGCCCACAATAAAGGGCAGCGGAGAAGCTATCCATAATTGAAACAATGACCACAGTAGCGCTAATGCGGCACTGAATTTTGCCATTAAGCCTTTAGGTGAGCGAGCTCCCACATCTTGGGCGATCAGCTCCTCTACTGACAATTGTTTTTCTGACATAGGTTATACCTAATTAAATAAGACGATAGAAAAGAGCAAACCTCTGACTAATCACTTAGCAGAGGTTTGACTTTAGGTAAGAGTACGTCAGTCAAGGCCTAGGCCGAGTGCAGTATCTTAATGGAACTTACCTCGCCACTCGTTAACGAGTGGCGAGGAGGGCTGGTTTATAACCAACCCTTTTCTTGATAATAGCGCTTAGCTCCTTCATGCAAAGGAGCAGTAATGCCAGCACTAATCATATCTTCAGCTTTAAGCTCTGCAAACGCAGGATGCAGACGTTTAAAGCGCTCTAGATTATCAAATACCGATTTTACTAACTGATAAACGACTTCAGGATCTGTTTCTTCGGTGGTGGCTAATATCGCTTTACCGCCAATAGAAGGAATTGGCTTATCTACCCCAGGATAAAGGCCCCCAGGAATATTGGCTTGAGTAAAGTAGGTGGCCGTTTCCAATAACTTATCAATGCCATCACCGGTGACGGGGATCAATTTAGCATCAGCCGTGGTCAGTGCTTCTTGAATAGCGCCACTGGGGTGACCCACTACATAAGTAATCGCATCAAGGTTATTATCACCCAATGCTGCTGCCATCTCTGCAGGCTTGAGCTCGGCGGCTAAGGAAAAGGTGTTTTTATCCCAGCCATTGGCCTGCATGACTTCATCAAAGGTATCGCGGCTGCCAGAGCCAGGTACGCCAATATTGACGCGCTTGCCTTTTAGATCTTCAAACTCATT
This genomic window from Oceanisphaera avium contains:
- a CDS encoding TAXI family TRAP transporter solute-binding subunit; this translates as MEYQAMMKLVTGAMAALLLSTQVSAEARYVTIGTGGQTGVYYTAGQSVCRFLNRGASDHNIKCNAPSSAGSVSNIVALQNKDYDFGFIQSDHQYKAIEGQAPFDKKPVKNLRAVFSLQSEILTVVVRNDSKINEFEDLKGKRVNIGVPGSGSRDTFDEVMQANGWDKNTFSLAAELKPAEMAAALGDNNLDAITYVVGHPSGAIQEALTTADAKLIPVTGDGIDKLLETATYFTQANIPGGLYPGVDKPIPSIGGKAILATTEETDPEVVYQLVKSVFDNLERFKRLHPAFAELKAEDMISAGITAPLHEGAKRYYQEKGWL